ACGAGCTCCTCGAGCGCGTGGCGCACTCGCACGCGCCGGTGCTGGTGCGGGGCGAGAGCGGCTCGGGCAAGGAGCTGGTGGCGCGGGCGCTGCACTTCGAGGGGCCGCGCCAGGCGGGCCCCTTCGTGGCCATCAACTGCACGGCCATTCCCAACGCGCTGCTGGAGAGCGAGCTGTTCGGCCACGTGAAGGGCAGCTTCACGGGGGCCACCACGCCCCGGCGTGGCCTCTTCCTGGAGGCGGACGGGGGCACGCTCTTCCTGGACGAGATTGGCGACATGGCGCCCGAGCTCCAGGCGAAGCTGTTGCGCGTGCTGGAGGATGGCGAGGTGCGCGCGGTGGGCGCGGACGCGGCGCGCAAAGTAGACGTGCGCGTGGTGGCCGCCACGCACCAGGAGCTGGAAGCGCGCGTGCGCGAGGGGAAGTTCCGCCAGGATCTCTTCTACCGGCTCAACGTGGTGCCCCTGCGCGTGCCACCCCTGCGCGAGCGGCGCGAGGACATTCCGCTGCTCGTGGAGCACTTCATCGCGAAGTCGCGCGAGCGCAATCCCCGCGCGCGCCTCACCGGCTTCACCCCCGAGGCGCTCGCCGCGCTCGCCGCCGCGCCGTGGCCGGGCAACGTGCGCGAGCTGGAGAACCTCGTCGAGCGGCTCGCCGTCGTCACCGTGAAGGAGACGGTGGACCTGCCCACGCTCCAACTGCACGCGCCTGGAGTGACGGGGGACGTGCACCCGCTCGTGCAGGCCCAGACGCGGCTGGTGCCGCTGCGTCAGTTGGAAGGCGAGTACATCGCCTACGTGGTGGCTCAGTGTGGCGGCAACAAGACGCGCGCGGCGGAAATCCTCGGCATCGACGTATCCACCATCCACCGCCGCGAGCGCGAGCGGGGAGGTTAGCGGAGGTGTCTAGGAATGGGGCCGCGCGGCGCGGAACTCCGCCGCGAATCCGAGCAGCCGGTGGATGGCCTGCTCATCGTCTCCCTGGCATGTTTGGAGGAAGGGCTGGGGCCACTCCTGGCCCGCGGGGAGGGATTTCTCCTCGTGTAGCCAGCGCTCGAAGCGAGGATATTCCTCATCCCGTGCCCCCGCGAGGGCAAGGCACAACCGGTAGCCATTCACGAAGCCAGCCATCCGCCGCACGTCGATGGTGCCGATGAACATTCCCAGCCGCCCCGGCACCGAACCCACCTCCTGGCGGATCTTCAGCAAGACATCCAACGTGAGCGAGGGCGGGGGCGAGAACGTCCAGGAGGGCGTCCGGAGCGAGGGGTGCTGGCCCTGATAGGGCCAACGAAGGGCCGCCAGGGATTGAGGTGGAAGGGCGCGGAACTCGGCGACGAAGTCCAGGTACTTGCGGAGGGCCCGGTCCTGATTGCCCTGGAACTCCGCCAGATAGGCCGCTGCCCAACCCTGGCCGGGCAACGCCATCTTGACGTCGCGCAGCCAATCCCTGAACAACGCATCCGTCCCCACCTCGACCTCGAGGTTGTCGAGGCCTTCGTTGTAACCCACGATGAAGCCTGTCACGTGCTGCACATCGGGCATGCCGATGTATTGATAGGGCCCCCGGCCGCGAGCTGTCATGTCCTCGCGGAGGGTCATGAGCACATCCAGCAGGGGAACGGCGGTCTTCTCCTGGGAAGACATGATCAGGGCGCCCTCGTGATGGTATCGACCACTGTCTGTTTGATTTCCAAGCGGGAGCCGGCTCTGCTCATGTACTCAGCCCAGGGCATCCCCGCGGACCCTGTATACGCGTCGTAGGCTCGGCCATTCATCCGCACCAGGACATGATAGCCCGTCTCGGTGAGTCGCATGTCCCGCCCGCCTGGCATCTTGAACATGATGAAGTGCGTCTTGGTCGTGAGTTCCACGAACTCGGGCTTGCCCCCCAGTTGGGTGAACGCCGTATGGATATTCTTCGCCACCCCCTGGCACGCTCCAGCCACCTGCTTGCTGGTTTCGAAGGCCGTCTTGGTGGCCAGCAGCCACGCGGGAGCGTCTTTTCCGGTCGCCAGCACCCAGTAGTCAATGGCTTCCGATACCTGCCCGCGTGCGAGCAGTTGCAAGGTCTGCGATCGGATCGAGTCCACCGCCAGTACCTGCCCGGCCACGAGCCGGGGGATGGCTGGGGCACCCATGGCAGTCCCCGCCCAGCCGCAAAGCACTAACACGATAAAAATCGATCTGATGTATGACATGTGAGGGCGTGGTATACCACGCTTTGAAGTCAATCGGATGAGCTTTTACGGCTTTGTTGAGGTCAGGACTCCACCTGCGCGCCTTGTCCTATCATGCGTTGGGGTCTGGCTGGATCGGCTCGAGCAACGCAGTGTGGTGGAAACAAGATGCGCGCAGCGGAAATCCCGGCATCGACGTGTCCACCATCCACTGCTGCGAGCGCGCGCGGGGAGGTTAGATTCCGGGTCCTTTCCTTTCCGGAGGTCACCCGCGTGTCGTCGACGAGAAACTCCACTGTTCCCACCCTGCTCATGGTGCCTCTGTTGAGTGCGTTGTGTCTGTTGCTCGTGGCGTGCCCCGGTAATCCAGGGCCTCCCCCCCTCGGCGGCAATCCAGGACCGGGCTCGCCGGGGAATCCGGATCCGGGGCCGGGGTCCGACGCGGATGGCGGCCTCGTGCAGGCCAGCGATGGAGGCACCTTCGATGCGAAGCCCTCGTGCACCGGGGGCTCGTCGTGCCAGGGCTCCTGTCCGGATGGTGGCGCCGTCTGTCTCGGCAACTGCGGCTTCCTGCCCCCGGTGCGCTACGCGCTCGGCGGAGATCAGGTGGACCTGGCGGTGGGCGACCTGCAGAACGATGGTTTCGATGAACTCGTCACGGCGGACACCGGCGGCAAGGTGATCTCCGTGCTGCTCAACCGCCGCCAGGGGCTCTTCCAGACGCCCAGCCTGTGGCGCGCCGAGCAGCCCACGTCCATGGCGCTCGCGAAGCTCGATGGGAACGAGTCCCTGGATGTGCTCACCACCAACGGTGGCAACTCCACGTTCGGGCTGTACCGGGGCCGGGGAGATGGCTCCTTCGAGCGGCTCCTCTCCTCGCCGTCCGCGGCCCTGCTGCGCGACCTGAAGGTGTGGGAGGAGAACGGGACCCGGCGCGTCGCGGCGATCAAGGCGGACACCCAGGAGGTCTCCGTGTTCGCGGTGAACGGTGACGGTTCGTTGGGGACGGCGACCTCCTACCTCGCGTCTCCGGAGCCCCGGGCCCTGGTGGTCACGGACTTCAATGGGGATGGGCGCCCCGACCTCGCCGTCGCTCACGCGACCACCTGCGCCTCGACGCAAGACACGACGTGCGAGTCCGTGGGCGTGCTGCTGGGCCAGAGCGATGGCACCTTCGCGGCGCAGCGCTTCACCCAGACGGGTGGCACGCCGATCGGGCTCGTGGCGGCCCGGCTGGACTTGGATGCCCTGCCGGACTTGATCGTCGCCGATTCGCGCCGCCATCAGGTGCTCGTGCTCCTCGCGCGGGGAGATGGCTCCTTCGTCGTCCAGGCCTCCTATCCCACCGTCCGCTCGCCCACGCGCCTGCTGCTCATGGACGTCAACCGCGACTCGGTGCCCGATCTGGTGGTGGGCTCGCTGGGCAACGAGGTGGGGGTGCTGCTCGGCCAGCCGGGTGGGACCTTCGCGCCGCAGGTCGCCCTGTCCGCCAGCAATCTGGAGGCGGGCATCCGCGCCCTGGCCTCGTCCGACTTCGACAAGGATGGCGTCAACGACCTGGCCGTCCTCACCGGCACGGGCGTGCAGATGCTCTGGGGCATCTGCCGCTGACGCCCGTCCGCTAGAACTCCACCTGCGCGCCCAGCTCCATCACCCGCTGGGCGGGCAGTCGGAAGTGGTCCGTGGTGGGCGGCGCGTTGCGCAGCATCAACCGGAACAGTCGCTTGACCCACAGCGGTGCCCCGCGGCCACGCCGCACGCTCAGCGTCACCCGCCCGATATAGAAGGTCACGGGCTCCGCCAGGGCCTCCAGCCCGAGCCGGCGCGCCTGCTCCAGCACCCGGGGCACGTCCGGGTGCTCCATGAAGCCGTAGCGCGCCGTCACCCGCGTGACGCCCTGGCCATGCGACTGCCAGCTCACGCGCTCGGAGGGCTCCACCGACGCCTCCGTCTCGGTGACGACCGTGAACAGCACCACCTGCTCGTGCAGCACCTGGTTGTGCTCCAGGTGGTGCACGAGCACCGGCGGCGCGCCGTGTCTCGTGCCGGTCAGGAACACCGCCGTGCCACGCACCCGGGGCAGGGGGCTGCGCGAGAGCGCCTGGAGCAGCTTCTCCATCTCCACGCCGTGCGTGTCGCGCTGGGCGAGCAGCAGCTCCAGCCCGTGCCGCCAGACCGCCATCAGCAGGAAGACGACCGTGGCCATCACCAGCGGCAGCCAGCCGCCCTCGGAGATCTTCAGCAGGTTGGCGCCCAGGAAGCAGACATCCACCAGGAAGAAGCCGGCCACCACGAGCCCGAGCGCCCACGGCGGCCAATGCCAGCGCCGCCGGGCCACCGAGCCGAAGATGAGCGTGGTGATGACCATGGTGCCCGACACCGCCAGCCCATAGGCCGAGGCGAGTGCCTGGGACGAGCGGAAGCCCAGCACCACGGCGACGCACGCCGTCATCAGCGCCCAGTTGATGGCGGGCAGGTAGATCTGCCCCTCGTGAGTCGGGGACGTGTGGCGCAGGGTCAGCCGCGGGCAATAGCCCAGTTGGGTCGCCTGATGGGTGAGGGAGAACACCGCGCTGATGAGCGCCTGGGATGCCACCACCGTGGCCAGCGTGGCCAGCACCACCATGGGGTAGAGCGCATGGCCGGGCAGTGAGCGGTAGAAGGGGGCGTCGGCGGCCTCGGGGTGGTGCAGGAGGAAGGCTCCCTGGGAGAGGTAGCTCAACAGGAGCGCCGGCAGGGCGAGTGAGAACCACGCGAGCCGGATGGGCCGCCGGCCGAAGTTGCCCATGTCCGCGTAGAGCGCCTCGGCGCCGGTGAGGCACAGGATGACGGAGCCGAGCACCCGGAAGCCGTGCCAGCCCGACTCCTGGAAGAAGCGCACCGCGTGCCAGGGATTGAAGGCGGCGAGCACCTCGGGGGCGCGCAGCACACCCCAGGCCCCGATGGCCCCGATGCTCAGGAACCACAGCGCCACGATGGGCCCGAACACCACCCCCACCCGTCCCGGGCCCCAGGGCTGCACGAAGAAGAGCGCCAGGAGGATGAGCACCGTGAGCGGCACCACGTAGGGCTCGAAGACGGGCGTGGCCACCTTCAGCCCCTCCACCGCCGAGAGCACCGAGATGGATGGGGTGATGACGCCATCCCCGTACAGCAGCGCCGCGCCGAACAGCCCGAGCCCCACCAGCACCGCGCGCCTCCCCCGCGAGCCGGCCGGCCGCAGCATCGCCACCAGCGCGAGAATGCCGCCCTCGCCCTCGTTGTCCAGGCGCAACAGGAGCGTGAGGTACTTCACGCACACCACCAGCAGCAGCGACCAGACGATGAGCGACAGCACCCCGAGGATGTTGCCGGACGTCACCTCCACCGCGTGCGGTCCGTGGAAGCTCTCCTGGAGCGCGTAGAGGGGGCTCGTCCCCAGGTCCCCGAACACCACGCCCAGGGCGGTCAGGGTGAGCAGCGCGAGTCCCTGGGGTTCCCGGCGCGTCTGTCCCAGGCGGGAAGGACCTCGCCTCGCGGGGTGGTCGCGCCTGGTGCCCGCGGCCCCCCGGGGAGTCTCCTCTGCTCGGTGTCCCACGGCTCCGAGCGTGCTCATCGGCGTGGCGTGGAGCAAGCACGCCGGGCGCTACCCCCTCGCGCGTGTTGCCCCGTGCACGCCCGGGCGCGGTCCCTTCGGGGCTCCAGGAGCGCCGCCATTCCACCCTCGGACGGTGGAGTGGAGCGACGCGGCGCGCCGTCGCCTGGGGAAGTCGGGGGACGGGGTGGAAATCCGCCAGGGCACCCTGGCACCTTGCCACGCTCCGGTGGGTGCGGGCTGCGTCTTCGAGAGAGGCGTGGCCCGGGCATGTGGCTTGCTGAAGCCAGGAGCCGAGGAGGCCGCGCGTCCATGCCTTGGGTCTTGCCTTGTCGCGTCATGCCGGTGGCCGTCCGCGTCATGACGGACGGGAGGTGAGCGGATGGAGGGCGTGCTGCCAAGGACGGTCCGGTTGCACGGCGCGGACGAGTCGCTGCGCTCGCTGCTGAGCGACGTGTTGGGGGACATGGGCATTCCGTTGGAGGAGGACGGCGGGGGGGCGCGTCCGGACGTGGTGCTCGCGCTGGTGGAGCGTGAGGACAGCGTGCGCGGGGTGCTGCGGGAGGTGTCGGGAGCGGCGCCCGTCATCGTGTTGTTGCCGTTCGAGGACGAGCGGTTGCGGTGCCTGGCGATGCGCCTGGGCGCCCGGAGTTGTTACGCGCTGGGCACGCCGCTGGAGGCGCTCAAGCGGCTGCTGCGCGAGGTGGGCCTGTCAAATGCTCCGGGCGGCTGGGGCGGGGAGGCACGATGAGGCAGCATGAATCCGGGCAGGGAGCGCGGGCACGGCCCGTGTTGTGGTTGGTCTCCTCCTCGCCCGCCCCTGTCCAGACGCCCTCGGGCGAGCGGGTGCTGGTGGAGGGCGAGGGCTTGCGGCTCACCAGCGAGCGGCTGGAAGCGGAGGGCCACTCGTGGCGGCTGGAGGAGCTGCGCGGCTTCGGCACGCGGCGCGAGTCCCCGGGGCTGTGGCTGCCACTCGGAGTGGGGGGAAGCGCGGCGCTGCTGGTGCCGGGACTGCTGTTGCAGCCGGGCTCGTTCCGGGTGACGGCCGCGCTGGTGGTGGCCACGCTGCTCGTCTTCGCCGCCATCGCCCGGGTGGTGGCCGCCGCGGACACCTACCGGCTGCTGGTGCGCACCGCCGAGGGGGAGCGTCAGGTGTGGTGCGGACAGGATCACCAGCTGCTCGCGCGGGTGGTGCGCGAGCTGGGGGAGAAGCTCGAGCATTCCGAGCCCCCGCGCCCGGCCCCGGTGCGCCGGCTCGTCCTCGTGCGCTGACGCGGGTACTCCGAAGGGATGTCGGGTGGGCGGCGCGCGGAGTGTCCCCCGGGGAGGGGTCTCGTCGAGGCGCTCCGGTGCGCCACCCGACACCGTCGCCGGGGCAGGCGTGCTTCTTGGCGGTGGGGGGCTTGCCGATGCGCGACTCCGTTTCGAGCATGTGCGCAGAGAGGGCGACGGTCGCCGCGGCCCGCGGTGCGAGGCGCGCTTTCCTGGCGCGAGCGATTCGCCGCCGCGCCGTGAGGGGGGGGGCGATGCGATTCACGGATCACCTGCCAGAAGGCGGCATCATTCCCGCGTTGGGGGCGAGGGATTGGCACGGCGTGTTGCATGAGCTCGCCCGGACGCTCTCGGCGCATGCCCACGCGCCGGTGCGGCACATCGAGGAGCGGCTCGCGGTGCGCGAGCGCATCTGCAGCACGGCGATTGGCGAGGGGGTGGCCATTCCCCACTGCCGGGTGGAGCGGCTGAAGCACACCACGGTGTGTGTCGCCGTGCACCCGGCGGGCGTGGACTTCGGCGCCCGGGATGGGCGGCCCGTGCGGCTGCTGGTGACGCTCGTGTCACCGGAGAAGGCCGCGAGCCTGCACCTGGGCCTGCTCACCCGCATCGCGGCGCTGCTAAGGGATACCCACCTGCGGCAGGCGGTGCTGGAGACGCCCTCGGCCGGGGCCATCCGCTCGCTGTTCGTCCGGGCCGAGGACGCCTACCTGTCCGCCCAGCATGCCCGGCAGGGCGTCCACCTGTCGACGAGCCTCTAGCCCCTCGGTCCGCTCAGGTACCGGCCGGGTCGAGCGGCGCCGTGACGACCTCGATGGTGGTCGAGGTCATGAGCTTGTGGATGGGGCAGCGCGCGACGGCGTCGTGGAGCTTCTGCTTCTGCTCCGGGGTGAGGTCGCCGTGGAAGGCGAGCTTCACGTTGAGCACATAGGTGCCCTGGCGCTCGCGTGAGTCGTCGCGCTCGACGATGGTCTCCACGCGCTCCAGGGCCATGCCGTACTTCTTCGCGTACCACATGGCCGTCAGGGCCTTGCACGACGCGAGCGCGGCATCGAAGTAGTCATGGGGCCCCGGGGCGGAGGCCTCGCCGCCCGGAGTGGTCGGGGTGTCGGCGTGGAGGGTGTGGGCGCCGACATGGAGGACCTGACGGAACGCGCCGCTCTGCTCGGTTTGACTCTGGATGGCCATGGGATGTCGTCCTGGGGTGAGGGGTTGACCCGGAACAAACTAGCGGGAGACGGCGCCGGGAATTAGCGGGAACGGTCTGGAAGAACTGTTCCATGGGTGGGACGACGCTTCCCGCCAGTGTCGGCTAGTGCGGACGGGCGCCAGGCCCCAGGATGTGTCCATCGAACAGCGGGGAGCACGCCGCTCGCGAGTCCGAGGACTCCAGGGAGCCGATCATGAACAGCCAGGACACGATGGACCTCAAGTCGCACCCCGCGCTGGAGACGCTGATCGTCGCCCCGACGAAGGACCTGGGGGATGGCTTCGAGGTGCGGCGGGCGCTGCCCTCGGCGAGGCGCCGGATGGTGGGCCCCTTCATCTTCCTGGACCAGATGGGGCCGGCGCTGTTCGAGGCGGGCAAGGGGCTGGACGTGCGGCCGCATCCGCACATCGGCCTGGCCACGGTCACCTATCTCTTCGAGGGCTCCATCCTGCACCGGGACAGCCTGGGCACGGTGCAGCCCATCCACGCGGGGGCGGTGAACTGGATGACGGCGGGCCGGGGCATCGTGCACTCCGAGCGCACGGCGCCGCAGACGCGCGCCGCGGGCGGGAAGCTCTTCGGGCTCCAGGCGTGGGTGGCGCTGCCCAAGGCGCACGAGGAGACGGCGCCCTCCTTCGTGCACCACCCCGCCGAGACGATGCCCTTCCTCGAGGGCGAGGGCGTGCGCATGCACGTGCTCGCCGGAGCGCTGCATGGCAAGCGCTCGTCGGTGAAGACCTTCTCGGACATGTTCTACGCGGACGTGGCGCTGGAGAAGGGGGCGCGCTTCGTCATCCCGGCCGAGCACGAGGAGCGGGGGCTCTACCTCGCCGAGGGCTCGGTGGAGGTGGATGGCACCGAGTTCGGCGTGGGCGAGCTGCTCGTGCTGCGTCCGGGCAGTGAGCTCGTCGTGCGAGCCACCCGCGCGACGCGCATGGCGGTGCTGGGGGGCGAGCCGATGGACGGTCCGCGCTACATCTTCTGGAACTTCGTCTCCAGCTCGAAGGAGCGGCTGGAGCAGGCGAAGGCGGACTGGCGCGAGCGCCGCTTCGCCGCGGTCCCCGAGGAGACGGAGTTCATTCCGCTGCCCGCGGATCCGCCCGCGCCCGTGCGCTATCCGTGAGTGTTCCATCGGGTGCCTTTTCGATTTCTCGAAAAGAGAGAGGGGCACGCTTGTTGTCCGGCTGTTCACGGACAGAAAAGACATTCATCGCGCAGCCGTTGGAATAAAACCAACATCCAGGAATTTCTGGTAATAGTGGATAGGCTTGGATTCCCGAGCCCACAACGAGAGGATTGCAACGAATGCGACTGAATGGACTGCTCATCGGCCTGTTGTCGGGACTCGCGCTCACCGCCTGTGGGATGTCGGCGGAAGAGGTAGCCGGGACGGAGGAGACCTCCGAGTCCCAGCGTGAGCTCGCCAGTTACCCGACGAAGTGGACGCTCACGAACAGCACGACGCAGGCGCTCACGTTCAGCTGTACCTGCCCCAAGCCCTATGGGCTCTCCTTCGCCGTCAACATGACCACGACGACGGTCGGCGCGGGGCAGTCCACGGTCCTTTCGTGGTCGAGCTTCTTCAATGACGGTCTGGGATTGAACGCCTGTACGGGGAGTGGCTGGAGTTGCCGCACGACCACCGCGGGGGGCTCCGTCTACGCCACCGCGACCTTCCCCACCTCCTGGGGCCAGAACATCACGCTGACGGCCCAGCCGGGTGGTCAGCTCGTCAAGCAATAACAACCTCGGCCGCCTCGGGCTCGTGCGCGCCCGGGGCGGCCGAGTTCGGGCTCGGGCTCAGTAGGGCGGCAGCAGCCGCCGCAACCCATGCCCCAGCACGAGGCCGAGCACGAGCAGGTTGCGCGGCAGGAGCGCCGGCCAGAAGAGCGGCAGGGCACCGGGGGTCGCGAGTGCTCCCGGCTCCGGGAACCGGGTCGCGAGCCGCTCCCCGAGCCGCCGCAGCCACCCCACCGAGCGGGGCCACTCGGCGAGGCCCTCGAGCCACCGGGGAGGAATGGCCCCCGCTCCCGTGGTCGCGCCCGCCAACGCTCCGACGATGGCGCCCGTGGTGTCGCTGTCGCCGCCGAGCAGGATGACCTCCTCCACCGCCCGCTGGAAGTCCGTGCCGTGCCGCAGCCAGGCGTAGAGCACCACCGGCACGGTGTGCATCACGTAGCCGCTCACCCC
Above is a window of Cystobacter fuscus DNA encoding:
- a CDS encoding sigma-54-dependent transcriptional regulator, encoding MPSEGRVLVVDDHVEMARLLADALSDAGYTVDVATSGREALAAVRGRVLDAVVCDLRMEQVDGFDVLAAVREADPTLPVLIMTAFGGVENAVEAMRRGAAHYFTKPFRLDEVLLYVQRAIAERRLREENRALRQAVGDRSAFAALVGRSAPLRALYELLERVAHSHAPVLVRGESGSGKELVARALHFEGPRQAGPFVAINCTAIPNALLESELFGHVKGSFTGATTPRRGLFLEADGGTLFLDEIGDMAPELQAKLLRVLEDGEVRAVGADAARKVDVRVVAATHQELEARVREGKFRQDLFYRLNVVPLRVPPLRERREDIPLLVEHFIAKSRERNPRARLTGFTPEALAALAAAPWPGNVRELENLVERLAVVTVKETVDLPTLQLHAPGVTGDVHPLVQAQTRLVPLRQLEGEYIAYVVAQCGGNKTRAAEILGIDVSTIHRRERERGG
- a CDS encoding FG-GAP repeat domain-containing protein, which translates into the protein MSSTRNSTVPTLLMVPLLSALCLLLVACPGNPGPPPLGGNPGPGSPGNPDPGPGSDADGGLVQASDGGTFDAKPSCTGGSSCQGSCPDGGAVCLGNCGFLPPVRYALGGDQVDLAVGDLQNDGFDELVTADTGGKVISVLLNRRQGLFQTPSLWRAEQPTSMALAKLDGNESLDVLTTNGGNSTFGLYRGRGDGSFERLLSSPSAALLRDLKVWEENGTRRVAAIKADTQEVSVFAVNGDGSLGTATSYLASPEPRALVVTDFNGDGRPDLAVAHATTCASTQDTTCESVGVLLGQSDGTFAAQRFTQTGGTPIGLVAARLDLDALPDLIVADSRRHQVLVLLARGDGSFVVQASYPTVRSPTRLLLMDVNRDSVPDLVVGSLGNEVGVLLGQPGGTFAPQVALSASNLEAGIRALASSDFDKDGVNDLAVLTGTGVQMLWGICR
- a CDS encoding potassium transporter Kup, which produces MSTLGAVGHRAEETPRGAAGTRRDHPARRGPSRLGQTRREPQGLALLTLTALGVVFGDLGTSPLYALQESFHGPHAVEVTSGNILGVLSLIVWSLLLVVCVKYLTLLLRLDNEGEGGILALVAMLRPAGSRGRRAVLVGLGLFGAALLYGDGVITPSISVLSAVEGLKVATPVFEPYVVPLTVLILLALFFVQPWGPGRVGVVFGPIVALWFLSIGAIGAWGVLRAPEVLAAFNPWHAVRFFQESGWHGFRVLGSVILCLTGAEALYADMGNFGRRPIRLAWFSLALPALLLSYLSQGAFLLHHPEAADAPFYRSLPGHALYPMVVLATLATVVASQALISAVFSLTHQATQLGYCPRLTLRHTSPTHEGQIYLPAINWALMTACVAVVLGFRSSQALASAYGLAVSGTMVITTLIFGSVARRRWHWPPWALGLVVAGFFLVDVCFLGANLLKISEGGWLPLVMATVVFLLMAVWRHGLELLLAQRDTHGVEMEKLLQALSRSPLPRVRGTAVFLTGTRHGAPPVLVHHLEHNQVLHEQVVLFTVVTETEASVEPSERVSWQSHGQGVTRVTARYGFMEHPDVPRVLEQARRLGLEALAEPVTFYIGRVTLSVRRGRGAPLWVKRLFRLMLRNAPPTTDHFRLPAQRVMELGAQVEF
- a CDS encoding DNA-binding response regulator — encoded protein: MLPRTVRLHGADESLRSLLSDVLGDMGIPLEEDGGGARPDVVLALVEREDSVRGVLREVSGAAPVIVLLPFEDERLRCLAMRLGARSCYALGTPLEALKRLLREVGLSNAPGGWGGEAR
- a CDS encoding DUF6232 family protein — protein: MRQHESGQGARARPVLWLVSSSPAPVQTPSGERVLVEGEGLRLTSERLEAEGHSWRLEELRGFGTRRESPGLWLPLGVGGSAALLVPGLLLQPGSFRVTAALVVATLLVFAAIARVVAAADTYRLLVRTAEGERQVWCGQDHQLLARVVRELGEKLEHSEPPRPAPVRRLVLVR
- a CDS encoding PTS sugar transporter subunit IIA; the protein is MRFTDHLPEGGIIPALGARDWHGVLHELARTLSAHAHAPVRHIEERLAVRERICSTAIGEGVAIPHCRVERLKHTTVCVAVHPAGVDFGARDGRPVRLLVTLVSPEKAASLHLGLLTRIAALLRDTHLRQAVLETPSAGAIRSLFVRAEDAYLSAQHARQGVHLSTSL
- a CDS encoding OsmC family protein, whose translation is MAIQSQTEQSGAFRQVLHVGAHTLHADTPTTPGGEASAPGPHDYFDAALASCKALTAMWYAKKYGMALERVETIVERDDSRERQGTYVLNVKLAFHGDLTPEQKQKLHDAVARCPIHKLMTSTTIEVVTAPLDPAGT
- a CDS encoding pirin family protein; this encodes MNSQDTMDLKSHPALETLIVAPTKDLGDGFEVRRALPSARRRMVGPFIFLDQMGPALFEAGKGLDVRPHPHIGLATVTYLFEGSILHRDSLGTVQPIHAGAVNWMTAGRGIVHSERTAPQTRAAGGKLFGLQAWVALPKAHEETAPSFVHHPAETMPFLEGEGVRMHVLAGALHGKRSSVKTFSDMFYADVALEKGARFVIPAEHEERGLYLAEGSVEVDGTEFGVGELLVLRPGSELVVRATRATRMAVLGGEPMDGPRYIFWNFVSSSKERLEQAKADWRERRFAAVPEETEFIPLPADPPAPVRYP